In the Mastacembelus armatus chromosome 17, fMasArm1.2, whole genome shotgun sequence genome, one interval contains:
- the LOC117152737 gene encoding zinc finger protein 397-like isoform X2, whose protein sequence is MSFPSAFGTQVAAIMDVLAKAAVAEITKLVEDGTVVLRLEMCRRASEIQELKRSLNLMEAELCKAQEAATTRARGGKPEQTTGGNHVSPKPPGGNEAEQIRAVYLEPESADSLYEPQHGGEDCHETMTVVKHEPADEPVNQQTTDGTAAAACNDLIWPPAACSMFEVQQHIQPFPSHTEPFSAHVNTQSSYDSSVTATGDITDDSLGVPVKVQVEILPVRTGSSTSESVHNEHFRRVSSPAVSQSQCLQSTLQQAGPSLAPLHPQRPTADTAEHVLGRSSLRLKKLMSQKVFTCSVCSKSFARLSQLEAHKSTHQTLKPFRCLECGKCFTQKTRLRTHQSVHTGERPFRCKICGKMFSRQDNCMRHERFHSGLKPYSCGQCGKSFTVLSNLKIHHEIHLQGR, encoded by the exons ATGTCTTTCCCCTCCGCCTTTGGCACGCAGGTCGCAGCCATCATGGACGTCTTAGCCAAAGCTGCGGTCGCCGAAATAACGAAGCTGGTGGAGGACGGGACTGTGGTTCTGCGTCTGGAGATGTGCCGTAGGGCCAGTGAGATCCAGGAGCTCAAGAGAAGTTTGAATCTGATGGAGGCTGAGCTCTGCAAAGCTCAAGAAGCAGCCACGACCCGAGCCAGAGGGGGAAAGCCAGAACAAACAACAGGCGGGAACCACGTTTCCCCGAAAC CTCCCGGTGGAAATGAAGCTGAGCAAATACGGGCAGTTTACCTTGAACCGGAGTCTGCTGATTCACTGTACGAGCCTCAGCATGGAGGAGAGGACTGCCATGAGACGATGACAGTGGTGAAACATGAGCCAGCAGATGAGCCTGTAAACCAGCAAACAACAGACGGCACTGCTGCAGCAGCCTGTAACGACCTGATCTGGCCTCCTGCTGCTTGTAGCATGTTTGAGGTTCAGCAGCATATACAGCCTTTCCCCTCTCACACTGAGCCGTTTTCTGCTCACGTAAACACACAAAGCTCATATGACTCGTCTGTAACTGCAACAGGAGACATTACAGATGATTCCTTAGGCGTGCCGGTAAAAGTACAAGTAGAGATTCTGCCTGTGCGTACGGGAAGTTCCACCTCAGAGTCTGTTCATAATGAACATTTCAGACGTGTTTCCAGCCCTGCAGTCAGTCAGAGCCAGTGTTTGCAGTCCACTTTGCAACAAGCTGGGCCATCGCTCGCCCCTCTTCACCCACAGAGGCccacagcagacacagcagaaCACGTCTTGGGTAGAAGCAGCCTGAGATTAAAAAAGCTTATGAGTCAGAAAGTCTTCACCTGCTCTGTATGCAGCAAGAGTTTCGCTCGCTTGTCTCAGCTGGAGGCGCACAAGTCCACTCATCAGACCTTAAAACCTTTCAGGTGCCTTGAATGCGGCAAGTGTTTCACTCAGAAGACCCGGCTGAGGACGCACCAAAGCGTGCACACGGGAGAGAGACCGTTTAGGTGTAAAATCTGCGGGAAGATGTTTTCCAGGCAGGACAACTGCATGAGACACGAGCGGTTCCACAGTGGCCTGAAGCCCTACAGCTGTGGGCAGTGTGGCAAGAGCTTCACGGTGCTAAGTAACCTCAAAATACACCACGAGATTCACCTGCAAGGAAGATAA
- the LOC117152737 gene encoding zinc finger protein 397-like isoform X1, whose amino-acid sequence MSFPSAFGTQVAAIMDVLAKAAVAEITKLVEDGTVVLRLEMCRRASEIQELKRSLNLMEAELCKAQEAATTRARGGKPEQTTGGNHVSPKRELAPGGNEAEQIRAVYLEPESADSLYEPQHGGEDCHETMTVVKHEPADEPVNQQTTDGTAAAACNDLIWPPAACSMFEVQQHIQPFPSHTEPFSAHVNTQSSYDSSVTATGDITDDSLGVPVKVQVEILPVRTGSSTSESVHNEHFRRVSSPAVSQSQCLQSTLQQAGPSLAPLHPQRPTADTAEHVLGRSSLRLKKLMSQKVFTCSVCSKSFARLSQLEAHKSTHQTLKPFRCLECGKCFTQKTRLRTHQSVHTGERPFRCKICGKMFSRQDNCMRHERFHSGLKPYSCGQCGKSFTVLSNLKIHHEIHLQGR is encoded by the exons ATGTCTTTCCCCTCCGCCTTTGGCACGCAGGTCGCAGCCATCATGGACGTCTTAGCCAAAGCTGCGGTCGCCGAAATAACGAAGCTGGTGGAGGACGGGACTGTGGTTCTGCGTCTGGAGATGTGCCGTAGGGCCAGTGAGATCCAGGAGCTCAAGAGAAGTTTGAATCTGATGGAGGCTGAGCTCTGCAAAGCTCAAGAAGCAGCCACGACCCGAGCCAGAGGGGGAAAGCCAGAACAAACAACAGGCGGGAACCACGTTTCCCCGAAACGTGAGTTAG CTCCCGGTGGAAATGAAGCTGAGCAAATACGGGCAGTTTACCTTGAACCGGAGTCTGCTGATTCACTGTACGAGCCTCAGCATGGAGGAGAGGACTGCCATGAGACGATGACAGTGGTGAAACATGAGCCAGCAGATGAGCCTGTAAACCAGCAAACAACAGACGGCACTGCTGCAGCAGCCTGTAACGACCTGATCTGGCCTCCTGCTGCTTGTAGCATGTTTGAGGTTCAGCAGCATATACAGCCTTTCCCCTCTCACACTGAGCCGTTTTCTGCTCACGTAAACACACAAAGCTCATATGACTCGTCTGTAACTGCAACAGGAGACATTACAGATGATTCCTTAGGCGTGCCGGTAAAAGTACAAGTAGAGATTCTGCCTGTGCGTACGGGAAGTTCCACCTCAGAGTCTGTTCATAATGAACATTTCAGACGTGTTTCCAGCCCTGCAGTCAGTCAGAGCCAGTGTTTGCAGTCCACTTTGCAACAAGCTGGGCCATCGCTCGCCCCTCTTCACCCACAGAGGCccacagcagacacagcagaaCACGTCTTGGGTAGAAGCAGCCTGAGATTAAAAAAGCTTATGAGTCAGAAAGTCTTCACCTGCTCTGTATGCAGCAAGAGTTTCGCTCGCTTGTCTCAGCTGGAGGCGCACAAGTCCACTCATCAGACCTTAAAACCTTTCAGGTGCCTTGAATGCGGCAAGTGTTTCACTCAGAAGACCCGGCTGAGGACGCACCAAAGCGTGCACACGGGAGAGAGACCGTTTAGGTGTAAAATCTGCGGGAAGATGTTTTCCAGGCAGGACAACTGCATGAGACACGAGCGGTTCCACAGTGGCCTGAAGCCCTACAGCTGTGGGCAGTGTGGCAAGAGCTTCACGGTGCTAAGTAACCTCAAAATACACCACGAGATTCACCTGCAAGGAAGATAA